One region of Roseicitreum antarcticum genomic DNA includes:
- a CDS encoding MYG1 family protein: MTITHLVTHSGGFHADELLSSVILTRLFPDAEVIRSRDKAWITPGAARIIYDVGGQFDADAQIFDHHQRPNPLREDGQPYSSFGLIWAQYGRDYLRAMAVPERDAEAIHGAFDRGFVLPVDLIDNGAVNAAEAGPLFAGLTLPVLLESLKAVFDDHEEGADDRAFMEALPVARAFVEAQVRRKAAKFRAEAMVMTAIEAAGAGRVLELPMGMPFRAGVEQAGADHLLFVIHPRGTDWTLTTIRTGDDTFDNRADLPAAWAGLTDGALEAVSGVKGAKFCHNGRFIAVAATRAAVLAMADIAVSEALAG; encoded by the coding sequence ATGACCATCACCCACCTCGTGACCCATTCCGGTGGCTTTCATGCTGATGAATTGCTGTCCTCCGTGATCCTGACGCGGTTGTTTCCCGATGCAGAAGTGATCCGCAGCCGCGACAAAGCGTGGATCACGCCCGGCGCGGCGCGGATCATCTATGACGTCGGTGGGCAGTTTGATGCGGATGCGCAGATTTTCGATCACCACCAGCGGCCCAACCCGCTGCGCGAGGACGGTCAACCCTACAGCTCCTTTGGTCTGATTTGGGCGCAGTATGGCCGCGATTACCTGCGCGCGATGGCGGTGCCGGAGCGTGACGCCGAGGCGATCCATGGCGCGTTTGACCGTGGCTTCGTGCTTCCGGTCGATCTGATCGACAACGGTGCGGTCAATGCCGCCGAGGCGGGGCCGCTTTTCGCCGGGCTGACCCTTCCGGTGCTGCTCGAAAGCCTGAAGGCCGTGTTTGACGACCATGAGGAGGGCGCGGATGACCGCGCCTTCATGGAGGCCCTGCCCGTGGCGCGCGCGTTCGTCGAGGCACAGGTCAGGCGCAAAGCCGCGAAATTCAGGGCCGAGGCCATGGTGATGACCGCCATCGAGGCCGCCGGCGCGGGGCGCGTTCTGGAGTTGCCGATGGGCATGCCCTTTCGCGCCGGTGTCGAGCAGGCTGGCGCTGACCACCTGTTGTTTGTGATCCATCCGCGCGGCACCGACTGGACGCTGACGACGATCCGCACGGGCGATGACACCTTCGACAATCGCGCGGATCTGCCTGCGGCCTGGGCGGGACTGACGGATGGCGCGCTTGAAGCCGTCAGCGGCGTCAAAGGCGCGAAATTCTGCCACAACGGCCGGTTCATCGCGGTGGCTGCCACCCGCGCGGCTGTATTGGCAATGGCGGATATCGCGGTATCGGAGGCTTTGGCTGGATAA
- a CDS encoding transporter substrate-binding domain-containing protein codes for MKRLTIITAAAVFSLTAMATQATADLADILSAGSVKIGIPEAFAPFGSLGASGEYEGYDVDVAKLIAADLGVELELVPVTSNQRIPFLETDRVDLVIATMGANPERAKSIWFSSAYAPFFSGVFAASDKSIESVADLAGMSVGLTGGTLEDLELTEIAPDTTEIIRFGDNAATRAAFESGQVDVLVSGNTVAAEISAANADADIETKFILKESPAFIGVKKGNLDLLFWVNTFILHKVLGGELNELSNTWLGQDLPALPSL; via the coding sequence ATGAAAAGATTAACAATAATCACTGCGGCGGCCGTGTTTTCACTTACAGCGATGGCAACACAAGCGACGGCTGATCTTGCAGATATCCTGTCGGCCGGTTCTGTCAAAATCGGTATTCCCGAAGCCTTTGCACCGTTTGGCTCGCTTGGCGCGTCGGGTGAATACGAAGGCTATGATGTGGATGTCGCCAAGCTGATCGCGGCCGACCTTGGCGTCGAGCTGGAACTGGTGCCTGTCACATCCAACCAACGTATCCCGTTCCTGGAGACGGACCGCGTTGATCTGGTGATCGCAACGATGGGGGCCAACCCTGAGCGCGCAAAATCAATCTGGTTTTCTTCCGCATATGCCCCGTTCTTTTCGGGCGTATTCGCAGCTTCGGACAAGTCCATCGAAAGCGTTGCTGATCTTGCCGGCATGTCGGTTGGCCTGACAGGCGGCACACTGGAAGATCTGGAACTGACCGAGATTGCGCCTGACACAACCGAAATCATCCGGTTCGGTGACAATGCCGCGACGCGCGCCGCATTCGAGTCGGGGCAGGTCGATGTTCTGGTCAGTGGCAATACCGTTGCCGCAGAAATCAGTGCAGCCAACGCGGATGCGGATATCGAGACAAAGTTCATCCTCAAGGAGTCGCCCGCCTTCATCGGTGTGAAAAAGGGCAACCTCGACCTCCTGTTCTGGGTGAATACATTTATCCTGCACAAGGTCCTCGGCGGAGAGTTGAATGAGCTGTCGAATACCTGGCTGGGTCAGGATCTGCCCGCATTGCCGAGCCTCTGA
- the uvrB gene encoding excinuclease ABC subunit UvrB produces MTAVDFTAPPAGNARAHRPKLEGGIKFELVTPFSAAGDQPTAIAELTAGIQTGERDQVLLGATGTGKTFTMARIIEETQRPAIILAPNKTLAAQLYGEFKGFFPHNAVEYFVSYYDYYQPEAYVPRSDTYIEKESQINEQIDRMRHSATRALLERDDVIIIASVSCIYGIGSVETYSAMTQDLAVGSSYDQRQVMAELVAQQYRRNDMGFSRGSFRVRGDSVEVWPAHMEDRAMRLSFFGEELEAITEFDPLTGAKTDSLEKLRIYANSHYVTPRPTMHQAIKGIKNELDLRLKQLESEGKLLEAQRLGQRTQFDLEMLEATGVCNGIENYSRYLTGRAPGEPPPTLFEFIPDNAIVFADESHVSVPQIGGMYRGDYRRKFTLAEHGFRLPSCMDNRPLKFEEWDAMRPQSVFVSATPSAWELEQTGGVFTEQVIRPTGLIDPQVEIRPVKMQVDDLLDEIRKVAAQDMRILCTVLTKRMAEDLTEYLHEQGIRVRYMHSDIDTIERIEILRDLRLGAFDVLIGINLLREGLDIPECGLVAILDADKEGFLRSETSLIQTIGRAARNAEGRVIMYADRITGSMERAMGETDRRREKQVAYNTLHGITPTTVKKNVEDVLAGLWQGDTDMARVTAKVDKPLVGANLAAHLDSLRTTMRKAAENLEFEEAARLRDEVKRLEAVELTIADDPLARQSSVDNAVEEAVGRTGRSTGGRAGMRGGKSRRGR; encoded by the coding sequence ATGACCGCCGTTGATTTCACCGCCCCTCCCGCCGGCAATGCCCGCGCCCACCGCCCGAAACTGGAAGGCGGCATCAAGTTCGAACTCGTCACGCCGTTCAGCGCGGCGGGCGATCAGCCCACGGCCATCGCCGAGCTGACCGCAGGCATCCAGACCGGCGAACGCGATCAGGTGCTGCTGGGCGCCACCGGCACCGGCAAGACCTTCACCATGGCCCGCATCATCGAGGAAACCCAGCGCCCCGCCATCATCCTTGCGCCCAACAAGACATTGGCCGCGCAGCTCTATGGCGAATTCAAAGGGTTCTTCCCGCACAATGCCGTCGAATATTTCGTCAGCTATTATGATTACTACCAGCCCGAGGCCTATGTGCCCCGCTCCGACACCTACATCGAGAAAGAAAGCCAGATCAACGAACAGATCGACCGGATGCGGCACTCGGCCACAAGGGCGCTTCTGGAACGCGACGATGTCATCATCATCGCCTCGGTGTCGTGCATCTACGGCATCGGCTCGGTCGAGACCTATTCCGCCATGACCCAGGACCTCGCCGTGGGGTCCAGCTACGACCAGCGGCAGGTCATGGCCGAACTGGTGGCCCAGCAATACCGCCGCAACGACATGGGCTTTTCGCGCGGCTCCTTCCGTGTGCGCGGCGACTCGGTCGAGGTATGGCCCGCCCACATGGAAGACCGCGCCATGCGCCTGTCGTTCTTTGGCGAAGAACTGGAAGCCATCACCGAATTTGACCCCCTCACGGGGGCAAAGACCGACAGCCTGGAAAAGCTGCGCATCTACGCCAACAGCCACTACGTCACCCCCCGCCCGACCATGCATCAGGCGATCAAGGGGATCAAAAACGAACTGGACCTGCGGCTCAAACAACTGGAATCCGAAGGCAAACTGCTGGAGGCCCAGCGCCTGGGCCAGCGCACCCAGTTCGACCTGGAGATGCTGGAGGCCACGGGCGTGTGCAACGGGATCGAGAACTATTCGCGCTACCTCACCGGTCGCGCGCCCGGCGAACCGCCCCCCACATTGTTCGAATTCATCCCCGACAACGCCATTGTGTTTGCCGACGAATCCCACGTCAGCGTGCCGCAGATCGGCGGTATGTACCGGGGTGACTACCGGCGCAAATTCACGCTGGCCGAACACGGCTTCCGCCTGCCGTCGTGCATGGACAACCGGCCCTTGAAGTTCGAGGAATGGGACGCCATGCGCCCCCAATCGGTCTTCGTGTCCGCCACGCCTTCCGCGTGGGAACTGGAACAAACCGGCGGCGTCTTCACCGAACAGGTGATCCGCCCCACCGGCCTGATCGACCCGCAGGTGGAAATCCGCCCCGTGAAGATGCAGGTGGATGACCTGCTCGATGAAATCCGCAAGGTCGCGGCACAGGACATGCGCATCCTGTGCACCGTGCTGACCAAACGCATGGCCGAGGATCTGACCGAATACCTGCACGAACAGGGCATCCGCGTGCGCTACATGCATTCCGACATCGACACGATCGAGCGGATCGAGATCTTGCGCGATCTGCGCCTTGGCGCTTTCGACGTGCTGATCGGCATCAACCTGCTGCGCGAGGGGCTCGACATCCCCGAATGCGGCCTCGTGGCGATTCTGGATGCCGACAAGGAAGGCTTCCTGCGCTCGGAGACCTCGCTGATCCAGACCATCGGCCGCGCCGCCCGCAACGCCGAGGGCCGCGTCATCATGTACGCCGACCGCATCACCGGCTCGATGGAGCGCGCGATGGGCGAGACCGATCGCCGCCGCGAAAAGCAGGTTGCCTACAACACCCTGCACGGCATCACGCCCACGACGGTCAAGAAGAACGTCGAGGATGTTCTGGCAGGTCTGTGGCAGGGCGACACCGACATGGCCCGCGTCACCGCGAAGGTCGACAAACCCCTGGTCGGCGCGAATCTGGCGGCGCATCTGGACAGCCTGCGCACCACCATGCGCAAAGCCGCCGAGAACCTGGAATTCGAGGAAGCCGCCCGCCTGCGCGACGAAGTGAAGCGGCTCGAAGCCGTCGAACTCACCATCGCCGACGACCCCCTCGCCCGCCAGTCCAGCGTGGACAATGCAGTGGAAGAGGCCGTGGGGCGCACCGGCCGGTCAACCGGCGGCCGCGCGGGCATGCGGGGCGGCAAGTCGCGGCGGGGGCGATAA
- a CDS encoding ETC complex I subunit: MRARIYRPSRTATQSGVANTRVWVLEFAPAEARQIDPLMGWTSSGDMDSQVHLHFETQAEAEDYAKRHGIEYNVVPPKDRKPKLRPGGYGDNFATNRRTVWTH; encoded by the coding sequence ATGCGCGCACGCATCTATCGTCCGTCGAGAACTGCCACGCAATCGGGCGTGGCCAACACGAGGGTGTGGGTGCTGGAATTCGCCCCGGCAGAGGCGCGCCAGATCGACCCGCTGATGGGCTGGACCAGCTCTGGCGATATGGACAGCCAGGTGCATCTGCATTTCGAGACGCAGGCCGAGGCGGAAGATTACGCCAAGCGGCACGGCATCGAGTATAATGTGGTGCCGCCGAAGGACCGCAAACCGAAGCTGCGCCCGGGTGGATATGGCGATAACTTCGCCACCAACCGTCGGACCGTCTGGACGCACTGA
- a CDS encoding amino acid ABC transporter permease yields MAGGAVKDLLVAMFGEPQGVVLFQLLFATQFTIYLSLIAFIGGGIVAACITILRILPSRPARIIAQCYIWFFQSAPLLMLLFLFGLGVPRLIGFDVNIWIAASMALTLYSSAYLAEVWRGAIQSQPVGQWEGAQALGLRFMQTLRLVILPQAFRVSLAPTVGFLVQIIKGTSLAYIIGFSDLMSIGKRWANAPVEGTEPFVIYPLMALIYFALCFPLSRLALRLEKRLGTVPKTAPVAA; encoded by the coding sequence ATGGCAGGTGGCGCGGTGAAGGACCTGCTCGTTGCGATGTTCGGAGAACCGCAAGGCGTGGTGCTGTTTCAGCTGCTTTTTGCGACCCAGTTCACGATCTATCTGTCCCTGATCGCATTTATCGGCGGTGGGATCGTGGCGGCTTGCATCACCATCCTGCGGATCCTGCCGTCGAGACCCGCACGTATCATCGCGCAGTGCTACATCTGGTTTTTCCAGTCCGCGCCGTTGCTGATGCTGCTGTTCCTGTTCGGCCTTGGTGTGCCGCGACTTATCGGCTTTGACGTCAACATCTGGATCGCCGCCAGTATGGCGCTGACGCTTTATAGCAGCGCTTATCTGGCAGAAGTCTGGCGTGGCGCGATCCAAAGTCAGCCCGTGGGACAGTGGGAAGGCGCCCAGGCGCTTGGATTGCGGTTCATGCAAACGCTGAGGCTGGTCATCCTTCCGCAAGCGTTCCGGGTATCTCTGGCGCCGACAGTCGGGTTTCTGGTTCAGATCATCAAAGGGACCTCGCTGGCCTATATCATCGGATTTTCAGACTTGATGAGCATTGGCAAACGATGGGCCAACGCCCCGGTCGAAGGCACGGAGCCCTTTGTTATCTATCCGCTGATGGCGCTGATCTATTTCGCGCTTTGTTTTCCTCTTTCCCGGCTGGCCCTCCGGCTGGAAAAGCGGCTGGGGACGGTACCGAAAACGGCACCGGTCGCGGCCTGA
- a CDS encoding amino acid ABC transporter permease yields MLLLLEGAAFSIALTLAAAVLGFVFALGLSGVRFAQIRYLQSVATCYVEFIRNTPLIVQLFFVAFGPPLLLGYQWPFWAHALLALILNFSAYFSEILRSGYGTVSDGQREAAAALGIGKVLTFFKIVLPQAIAKMYPSLASQFIFLFLTTGVIAEIGVNDLTQAGKFIDSRTFRTFEVFFTLTVIYIAISLCFKLLLAGLQRYFFGWQVAR; encoded by the coding sequence GTGCTTTTGCTGCTGGAGGGTGCCGCCTTCAGTATCGCGCTGACGTTGGCTGCGGCCGTTTTGGGCTTCGTCTTTGCACTGGGCTTGTCAGGAGTGCGCTTTGCACAGATCCGCTACCTGCAAAGCGTGGCCACCTGCTATGTAGAGTTCATTCGCAACACGCCGTTGATCGTGCAGCTGTTCTTTGTCGCCTTCGGCCCGCCGCTGCTTCTGGGCTACCAATGGCCGTTCTGGGCACATGCCCTGCTGGCGCTGATCCTGAATTTTTCCGCGTATTTTTCCGAAATTTTACGGTCCGGATACGGCACCGTCTCTGACGGGCAACGCGAAGCAGCCGCCGCACTTGGCATAGGCAAGGTGCTGACTTTTTTCAAAATCGTGCTGCCGCAAGCCATCGCAAAGATGTACCCGTCTTTGGCAAGCCAGTTCATCTTCCTGTTTCTGACCACAGGCGTCATTGCCGAAATCGGCGTCAACGATCTGACACAAGCGGGCAAGTTCATCGACAGCAGAACCTTCCGCACCTTTGAAGTGTTCTTCACGCTGACGGTGATCTACATCGCGATTTCCTTGTGCTTCAAACTGCTTTTGGCGGGGCTCCAAAGGTACTTTTTCGGATGGCAGGTGGCGCGGTGA